The Danio rerio strain Tuebingen ecotype United States chromosome 1, GRCz12tu, whole genome shotgun sequence genome includes a region encoding these proteins:
- the atic gene encoding bifunctional purine biosynthesis protein ATIC isoform X1, translated as MLSGAAVGVPLSEDEAKVCMVNDMLQDLTPLATAYARARGSDRMSSFGDFIALSDVCDVPTAKIISREVSDGIVAPGYEEDALRILSKKKNGNYCVLKMDPEYEPDEEEVRVLFGLHLKQKRNGAVIDKELFSNIVSKGKLSESALRDLIVASIAVKYTQSNSVCYAKDGQVIGIGAGQQSRIHCTRLAGDKADNWWLRHHPGVLSMRFRGGVKRAEMANAIDLYVSGTVGEGPDKEVWKGLFEEVPEPLSEVEKKNWISSLQAVALSSDAFFPFRDNVDRAKQSGVEYIAAPSGSTADEVVVKACNELGITLVHTNIRLFHH; from the exons ATGCTTTCAGGAGCTGCTGTCGGCGTCCCGTTGAGTGAAGACGAGGCCAAAGTGTGTATGGTGAATGACATGCTGCAGGATCTCACTCCTCTCGCCACTGCGTACGCCAGAGCCAGAG GATCTGACAGAATGTCCTCTTTTGGAGACTTCATCGCTTTGTCTGATGTCTGTGATGTTCCCACTGCCAAGATCATCTCCAGAGAG GTGTCTGATGGTATTGTTGCTCCTGGTTATGAAGAGGATGCGCTGCGAATTCTGTCCAAAAAGAAGAATGGAAACTATTGTGTTCTTAAG atgGATCCTGAATATGAACCTGATGAGGAAGAGGTGAGGGTGCTGTTTGGTTTACATCTCAAACAGAAGAGGAATGGAGCAGTCATTGATAAAGAGCTCTTCAGCAACATTGTGTCAAAGGGAAAG CTCTCTGAGAGTGCTCTGCGAGACCTCATCGTTGCCTCCATCGCTGTAAAGTACACCCAGTCTAACTCTGTGTGTTATGCTAAGGATGGGCAG GTGATTGGCATCGGAGCTGGGCAGCAGTCTCGTATCCACTGCACCCGGCTGGCAGGAGACAAGGCTGATAACTGGTGGCTCAGGCACCATCCAGGAGTGCTCAGTATGAGGTTCCGCGGCGGAGTGAAGCGTGCAGAGATGGCTAATGCTATTGATCTGTATGTCAGCGGCACAGTTGGAGAG GGACCAGATAAAGAGGTCTGGAAGGGTCTTTTTGAGGAGGTTCCTGAGCCTCTGTCAGAGGTGGAGAAGAAGAATTGGATCAGTTCTCTGCAGGCTGTGGCCCTCAGCTCTGATGCTTTCTTCCCCTTTAGGGACAATGTTGACCGTGCCAAACAG AGCGGTGTGGAGTATATCGCTGCTCCGTCTGGCTCTACTGCTGATGAAGTGGTTGTCAAGGCCTGCAATGAGCTGGGAATTACCCTGGTACACACCAACATTCGTCTCTTCCATCACTGA
- the atic gene encoding bifunctional purine biosynthesis protein ATIC (The RefSeq protein has 5 substitutions compared to this genomic sequence): MASEIALLSVSDKTGLVEFARRLVSVGLSLVASGGTAKTLRDAGLAVRDVSEITGFPEMLGGRVKTLHPAVHGGILARKTPSDNADMEKLGFSLVRVAVCNLYPFVKTVSSPGVTVEDAVEQIDIGGVTLLRAAAKNHARVTVVCDPSDYNVVAKEMETSEIHDTTMETRKTLALKAFTHTAQYDEAISDYFRREYSRGVSQLPLRYGMNPHQAPAQLYTTRPALPLAVLNGSPGFINLCDALNAWQLVRELKKALGLPAATSFKHVSPAGAAVGVPLSEDEAKVCMVNDMLQDLTPLATAYARARGSDRMSSFGDFIALSDVCDVPTAKIISREVSDGIVAPGYEEDALRILSKKKNGNYCVLKMDPEYEPDEEEVRVLFGLHLKQKRNGAVIDKELFSNIVSKGKLSESALRDLIVASIAVKYTQSNSVCYAKDGQVIGIGAGQQSRIHCTRLAGDKADNWWLRHHPGVLSMRFRSGVKRAEMANAIDQYVSGTVGEGPDKEVWKGLFEEVPEPLSEVEKKNWISSLQAVALSSDAFFPFRDNVDRAKQSGVEYIAAPSGSTADEVVVKACNELGITLVHTNIRLFHH, encoded by the exons ATGGCATCTGAAATAG CATTGCTGAGCGTTTCGGATAAGACTGGACTGGTGGAGTTCGCCAGGCGTCTGGTGTCAGTGGGTCTGTCATTAGTGGCATCAGGAGGAACCGCCAAAACACTCAGAGATGCTGGACTTGCAGTCAG GGATGTATCCGAGATCACTGGATTCCCTGAGATGCTCGGAGGCAGAGTTAAAACCCTTCATCCAGCTGTCCACGGTGGTATTTTGGCCAGACAAACTCCATCTGATAATGCTGATATGGAAAAACTTGGGTTTAGTCTTGTCAG AGTGGCCGTGTGCAACCTTTACCCGTTTGTGAAGACCGTTTCATCCCCTGGTGTGACTGTGGAAGACGCTGTTGAGCAGATTGACATCG GTGGTGTTACGCTTCTTCGAGCGGCAGCTAAGAATCACGCTAGAGTCACCGTCGTCTGCGATCCATCCGACTACAATGTTGTGGCCAAGGAAATGGAGACCTCTGAAATCCACGACACCACAATGGAAACCCGCAAAACTCTCGCGCTCAAG GCCTTCACGCACACCGCTCAGTACGACGAGGCCATCTCTGATTACTTCAGACGTGAATACAGTCGAGGAGTTTCCCAGCTTCCTCTGCGTTACGGGATGAACCCACATCAAGCACCAGCTCAGCTCTACACTACACGACCAGCACTTCCGCTCACAG TGCTGAATGGATCTCCTGGCTTCATTAATCTGTGTGATGCTCTGAACGCCTGGCAGCTGGTCAGAGAGTTGAGGAAGGCTCTCGGTTTGCCAGCCGCCACTTCATTTAAACACGTCAGTCCTGCAG GAGCTGCTGTCGGCGTCCCGTTGAGTGAAGACGAGGCCAAAGTGTGTATGGTGAATGACATGCTGCAGGATCTCACTCCTCTCGCCACTGCGTACGCCAGAGCCAGAG GATCTGACAGAATGTCCTCTTTTGGAGACTTCATCGCTTTGTCTGATGTCTGTGATGTTCCCACTGCCAAGATCATCTCCAGAGAG GTGTCTGATGGTATTGTTGCTCCTGGTTATGAAGAGGATGCGCTGCGAATTCTGTCCAAAAAGAAGAATGGAAACTATTGTGTTCTTAAG atgGATCCTGAATATGAACCTGATGAGGAAGAGGTGAGGGTGCTGTTTGGTTTACATCTCAAACAGAAGAGGAATGGAGCAGTCATTGATAAAGAGCTCTTCAGCAACATTGTGTCAAAGGGAAAG CTCTCTGAGAGTGCTCTGCGAGACCTCATCGTTGCCTCCATCGCTGTAAAGTACACCCAGTCTAACTCTGTGTGTTATGCTAAGGATGGGCAG GTGATTGGCATCGGAGCTGGGCAGCAGTCTCGTATCCACTGCACCCGGCTGGCAGGAGACAAGGCTGATAACTGGTGGCTCAGGCACCATCCAGGAGTGCTCAGTATGAGGTTCCGCGGCGGAGTGAAGCGTGCAGAGATGGCTAATGCTATTGATCTGTATGTCAGCGGCACAGTTGGAGAG GGACCAGATAAAGAGGTCTGGAAGGGTCTTTTTGAGGAGGTTCCTGAGCCTCTGTCAGAGGTGGAGAAGAAGAATTGGATCAGTTCTCTGCAGGCTGTGGCCCTCAGCTCTGATGCTTTCTTCCCCTTTAGGGACAATGTTGACCGTGCCAAACAG AGCGGTGTGGAGTATATCGCTGCTCCGTCTGGCTCTACTGCTGATGAAGTGGTTGTCAAGGCCTGCAATGAGCTGGGAATTACCCTGGTACACACCAACATTCGTCTCTTCCATCACTGA